A single region of the Phycisphaerae bacterium RAS1 genome encodes:
- the ribE gene encoding Riboflavin synthase, whose amino-acid sequence MARRTERQVVWRLLVFSGIVEAVAPIVAVRGTPAGHRLDLRLGELLDELTLGASIAINGCCLTLAAARGGVGGFDVVPETWRLTNLKDLGSGARVNVERSLRIGDRIDGHFVQGHVDALGTVERVERAGAEWKLWIAAPHDVMRLVARKGSIAVDGVSLTVVDVDDSRFSVALIPTTLERTVLGARRAGDRVNLETDLVARTVVRWLETAHTDESARPSRVTLQRLREAGFVA is encoded by the coding sequence GTGGCCCGCCGCACGGAGCGGCAGGTCGTCTGGAGGCTTTTGGTGTTTTCCGGAATCGTCGAAGCCGTCGCGCCGATCGTCGCCGTTCGGGGCACTCCCGCGGGACATCGGCTTGATTTGCGCCTCGGCGAGCTCCTGGATGAACTGACGCTCGGCGCTTCGATTGCGATCAACGGCTGCTGCCTCACGCTGGCTGCCGCACGGGGTGGAGTGGGCGGCTTCGACGTGGTTCCGGAGACCTGGCGGCTGACAAACCTGAAGGACCTCGGGAGCGGCGCGCGCGTGAACGTCGAGCGCAGCCTGCGCATCGGCGACCGCATTGATGGGCATTTCGTTCAGGGACACGTGGACGCGCTGGGCACGGTTGAGCGCGTCGAGCGCGCCGGCGCGGAATGGAAACTGTGGATCGCCGCCCCGCACGACGTGATGCGGCTGGTGGCGCGCAAGGGGTCGATCGCCGTGGACGGCGTCAGCCTGACCGTCGTTGACGTCGACGATTCGCGCTTTTCGGTGGCGCTCATTCCCACGACGCTGGAGCGGACGGTGCTGGGCGCGCGGCGCGCGGGCGATCGCGTCAATCTCGAAACCGACCTCGTCGCGCGAACAGTCGTGCGCTGGCTGGAGACCGCGCACACGGACGAAAGCGCGCGGCCGTCGCGGGTCACGCTCCAGCGCCTGCGCGAAGCGGGGTTTGTCGCATGA
- a CDS encoding Flp/Fap pilin component, with translation MNALKNRVKQFLVSEDGPTATEYAVMLALIIIVALAAITLLGNKVNTIFTNVEGALPDGT, from the coding sequence ATGAACGCTCTGAAGAACCGCGTGAAGCAGTTCCTGGTCAGCGAAGACGGTCCGACCGCGACGGAATACGCGGTCATGCTCGCGCTGATCATCATCGTTGCTCTGGCGGCGATTACGCTGCTGGGCAACAAGGTGAACACGATCTTCACCAACGTGGAAGGCGCTCTGCCCGACGGCACGTAG
- a CDS encoding putative pterin-4-alpha-carbinolamine dehydratase gives MSELAQRKCVPCQGGTPPLLPEASRTLQSQLGGGWQVQQNHHLEKTFAFPDFVSALKFVNRAGEVAEAEGHHPDVFLAWGKVGFKIWTHKIDGLTESDFVLAAKIERLAER, from the coding sequence ATGTCCGAACTCGCACAGCGAAAATGCGTACCCTGCCAGGGCGGCACGCCGCCGCTCCTTCCCGAAGCCTCGCGCACGCTCCAGAGCCAGTTGGGCGGCGGCTGGCAGGTGCAGCAGAATCACCACTTGGAGAAGACGTTCGCATTCCCGGATTTCGTAAGCGCCCTGAAATTCGTCAACCGCGCCGGCGAAGTCGCTGAGGCGGAGGGCCACCACCCGGATGTGTTCCTTGCCTGGGGCAAGGTCGGGTTCAAGATATGGACGCACAAGATCGATGGACTGACCGAAAGTGATTTCGTGCTCGCGGCCAAGATTGAGCGGCTGGCGGAGCGATAG
- the rpmA gene encoding 50S ribosomal protein L27 yields the protein MAHKKGGGSTRNGRDSNPQYRGVKLSGGQMARTGAIIVRQCGTPFKPGLNVGLGRDYTLFALADGQVQFRGRLVSVVPLASSS from the coding sequence ATGGCTCATAAGAAGGGCGGCGGGTCTACCCGCAACGGCCGCGACAGCAACCCGCAATATCGCGGCGTCAAGCTCAGCGGCGGTCAGATGGCCCGGACCGGCGCGATCATCGTTCGGCAGTGCGGCACGCCGTTCAAGCCCGGCCTGAACGTCGGCCTCGGCCGCGACTACACGCTATTTGCGCTGGCCGACGGCCAGGTTCAGTTTCGCGGCCGGCTGGTGTCGGTGGTTCCGCTCGCGTCGAGCAGCTAG
- the exo I gene encoding Beta-hexosaminidase → MVRLIAILIVTSSGLVAAGQPSPVDLVPRPVHAELHDGSFEIGPATPILVASSLPEARGVAEYLRDQLKKRTGLSPAIKSVEPLAVSDGAITLMIGLRSEARMEALQCDLLVRRERALIVSSTTESAFHGVQTFLQLLDRKSPQGAAANWHVPSISIRDFPRYPHRGMLLDCGRHFMDKAFVKRYIDLLAFHKMNVLHWHLTEDQGWRIEIRKYPKLTEIGAWRKARDDEKPTRGDLYGGFYTQEDVREIVAYAKSRFVIVIPEIEMPGHCLAALASYPELSCNGTPLAVGREWGVIEDVYCAGNERVFEFLQDVLSEVLELFPSELIHIGGDECPKKRWQQCLKCQFRMRAEGLKDEHELQSYFIRRVEKFLNSRGRRLVGWDEILEGGLAPNATVQSWRGLDGAIAAARSGHDVICSPTSHCYLDYPQEPNPAAPEWMGFIDLKKAYSFVPAPPDLTAEQLRHVLGLEGNIWTERAPQERVDHQVFPRLCALAEVAWSPASTRNWEDFERRMRTHYRRLDELGVTYCVPAPRVVVDGKPLGDPAAIPASAEIMLENPFHAGEIRFTLDGSEPEKDSPAYARSFELDRPLRLRAATWLPGGNHSDSIDIRLTPK, encoded by the coding sequence ATGGTCCGATTGATCGCGATCCTCATTGTCACCTCGTCGGGTCTCGTCGCAGCCGGCCAACCGTCGCCGGTCGATCTCGTTCCGCGGCCAGTTCACGCCGAGTTGCACGACGGCTCGTTCGAAATCGGCCCGGCCACACCGATCCTCGTTGCGTCAAGCCTCCCTGAGGCCCGAGGAGTTGCAGAGTATCTCCGTGACCAACTCAAGAAACGGACCGGACTTTCACCCGCCATCAAATCGGTAGAGCCGCTGGCCGTTTCGGACGGCGCGATCACGTTGATGATCGGTCTGCGCAGCGAGGCGCGAATGGAAGCACTCCAGTGCGACCTGCTTGTACGCCGCGAACGGGCCCTCATCGTTTCGTCGACGACCGAGAGTGCATTCCACGGCGTGCAGACATTCCTCCAGCTGCTTGATCGCAAAAGTCCGCAGGGGGCAGCCGCGAACTGGCACGTGCCAAGCATAAGCATCCGGGATTTTCCGCGCTACCCGCACCGCGGCATGCTGCTCGACTGCGGCCGGCATTTTATGGACAAGGCGTTCGTCAAGCGCTACATTGACCTGCTGGCATTTCACAAGATGAACGTCCTGCACTGGCATCTCACCGAAGACCAGGGCTGGCGAATCGAAATCCGGAAGTACCCGAAGCTGACCGAAATCGGCGCCTGGCGAAAAGCCCGCGATGACGAAAAGCCGACCCGCGGCGATCTCTACGGCGGTTTCTACACGCAGGAGGACGTCCGCGAGATCGTCGCCTACGCCAAGTCGCGGTTTGTCATCGTCATCCCTGAAATCGAGATGCCCGGCCACTGCCTCGCGGCTCTCGCCAGCTATCCGGAGCTGTCCTGCAACGGCACGCCGCTGGCCGTCGGTCGTGAATGGGGCGTCATCGAGGACGTCTACTGCGCCGGCAACGAGCGCGTCTTCGAGTTCCTTCAGGATGTCCTGAGCGAGGTGCTCGAGCTTTTCCCGTCTGAGCTCATCCACATCGGCGGCGACGAGTGCCCCAAGAAGCGCTGGCAGCAGTGCCTCAAATGCCAGTTCCGCATGCGGGCCGAAGGGCTGAAGGACGAGCACGAGCTGCAAAGCTACTTCATCCGCCGAGTCGAGAAGTTCCTGAACAGCCGCGGCCGTCGTCTGGTTGGCTGGGATGAAATACTCGAAGGGGGGTTGGCCCCCAACGCGACCGTACAGTCGTGGCGCGGCTTGGACGGCGCCATCGCCGCCGCCCGCAGCGGACACGACGTGATCTGCTCGCCGACCAGCCACTGCTACCTCGACTACCCGCAGGAACCCAACCCCGCCGCCCCGGAGTGGATGGGCTTCATCGATTTGAAGAAGGCATACTCATTCGTACCGGCGCCGCCGGACCTGACCGCAGAGCAGCTTCGCCACGTGCTGGGGCTGGAGGGCAATATCTGGACCGAGCGCGCCCCGCAGGAGCGCGTCGATCACCAGGTCTTTCCGCGGCTCTGCGCCCTGGCGGAGGTCGCCTGGTCACCGGCGTCCACGCGCAACTGGGAGGATTTCGAACGCCGCATGCGGACGCACTATCGGCGGCTGGACGAGCTGGGCGTGACGTACTGCGTTCCGGCTCCGCGCGTGGTGGTGGACGGCAAGCCGCTTGGCGATCCGGCGGCGATTCCAGCCTCCGCCGAGATCATGCTCGAAAACCCGTTTCACGCCGGCGAGATTCGGTTCACGCTCGACGGCTCGGAGCCGGAAAAGGACAGCCCGGCATACGCCCGCAGCTTCGAGCTGGATCGCCCGCTCCGGCTCCGCGCCGCAACCTGGCTGCCCGGCGGCAACCACAGCGATTCAATAGACATCCGGCTGACGCCGAAGTAA
- the pnp gene encoding Polyribonucleotide nucleotidyltransferase, which translates to MKLCKVERELGGKLLSIETGKIAKQAAGAALVRYGDTIVLGTVVSGPAREGTDFFPLTVDYREKMSAAGKIPGGFFKREGRPSMKEVLTCRMIDRPMRPMFHEAFRDEVLIQVMVLSSDTENDPDVLAFVAAAAAVSIAPLPFNGPCAAVRVGRIDGKFVINPTRAQLEYSDMDMVVAGHAKAINMIEVGSRELSEDDIAEGLKFGHDHGVIPICEMLEAFKKRAGEPCTWEAPEASAAFLNEIKKKALPEIAAAKQLKGKLERNVAVKAVYDKLIEEYCPEGVEKPEHDKAEVKHAVELVEQNYVRSQILEKGIRADGRKLDEIRPLSSEVAWLPRTHGSSLFTRGETQAMVTCTLGTSRDEQIIDDLVEEYSKKFMLHYNFPPFSVGEVKRIGSPGRREIGHGALAERSLEAVLPGPDDFPYTIRLVSDILESNGSSSMATVCGGTLALMDAGVPIKAPVAGISVGLIEEGKKYKLMIDILGEEDHFGDMDFKVSGTKNGITGIQLDIKTTGLSHELIRESLTLARKGRMTILDHLATTLDRPRAEISGFAPRLLTIKINPEKIGKLIGPGGKQIKAIQADTGATIDIEDDGTVMIACSDSDGAKRALDWVSRITEDVQLGRIYEGRVASIKDFGAFIEISDGQDGLCHISELADAYVKSVTDVVKIGDMVSVKVIAIDEQGRVKLSRKQAMRELAATGKD; encoded by the coding sequence ATGAAGTTGTGCAAAGTCGAACGTGAACTCGGGGGCAAGCTCCTCAGCATCGAAACCGGAAAAATCGCAAAACAGGCCGCCGGCGCCGCCCTGGTCCGCTACGGCGACACCATCGTGCTGGGCACGGTCGTCTCCGGCCCGGCGCGCGAGGGGACGGACTTTTTCCCCCTCACCGTGGACTACCGCGAAAAGATGTCCGCCGCCGGAAAAATCCCCGGCGGTTTCTTCAAGCGTGAAGGCCGTCCGAGCATGAAGGAAGTGCTCACCTGCCGCATGATCGATCGCCCGATGCGGCCGATGTTCCACGAGGCCTTTCGCGACGAAGTGCTCATCCAGGTGATGGTGCTTTCGTCCGACACGGAGAACGATCCCGACGTGCTGGCGTTCGTCGCCGCCGCCGCCGCCGTGTCGATCGCGCCGCTGCCCTTCAATGGGCCGTGCGCTGCGGTTCGCGTCGGCCGCATCGACGGCAAGTTCGTGATTAACCCGACCCGGGCGCAGCTTGAGTATTCGGATATGGACATGGTCGTCGCCGGCCATGCCAAGGCGATCAACATGATCGAGGTCGGCTCGCGCGAGCTCTCCGAGGACGACATCGCCGAAGGGCTGAAGTTTGGCCACGACCACGGCGTCATCCCGATCTGCGAAATGCTCGAGGCGTTCAAGAAGCGCGCCGGCGAGCCGTGCACCTGGGAAGCGCCGGAGGCCAGCGCCGCATTCCTGAACGAAATCAAGAAGAAGGCCCTGCCGGAGATCGCCGCCGCCAAGCAGCTCAAGGGCAAGCTGGAGCGCAACGTGGCGGTCAAGGCGGTTTACGACAAGCTCATCGAGGAGTATTGCCCCGAGGGCGTGGAGAAGCCGGAGCACGACAAGGCCGAAGTGAAGCACGCCGTCGAGCTGGTCGAGCAGAACTACGTTCGCTCGCAGATCCTCGAAAAGGGAATCCGCGCCGACGGTCGCAAGCTCGACGAAATCCGTCCGCTTTCCAGCGAAGTCGCCTGGCTGCCGCGCACGCACGGCTCGTCGCTCTTCACCCGCGGCGAGACGCAGGCCATGGTCACCTGCACGCTCGGCACCTCGCGCGACGAGCAGATCATCGACGACCTGGTCGAGGAATACAGCAAGAAGTTCATGCTGCACTACAACTTCCCGCCCTTTTCGGTCGGCGAAGTGAAGCGCATCGGCTCACCCGGCCGGCGCGAGATCGGGCACGGGGCGCTGGCCGAGCGCAGCCTCGAAGCCGTCCTGCCCGGTCCGGATGATTTTCCCTACACGATCCGGCTGGTGAGCGACATCCTGGAGTCGAACGGCTCCAGCTCGATGGCGACGGTCTGCGGCGGAACGCTGGCGCTGATGGACGCGGGCGTGCCGATCAAGGCCCCGGTCGCGGGCATTTCGGTCGGTCTCATCGAAGAGGGCAAAAAATACAAGCTGATGATCGACATCCTCGGCGAGGAGGATCACTTCGGCGACATGGACTTCAAGGTCTCGGGCACGAAGAACGGCATCACCGGCATTCAGCTCGACATCAAGACCACGGGTCTTTCGCACGAACTGATCCGCGAGTCGCTGACGCTGGCTCGCAAGGGGCGCATGACCATCCTCGATCACCTGGCGACCACGCTCGACCGCCCGCGGGCCGAAATCAGCGGTTTTGCCCCGCGCCTGCTGACGATCAAGATCAACCCGGAAAAGATCGGCAAGCTGATCGGCCCCGGAGGCAAGCAGATCAAGGCGATTCAGGCCGACACCGGCGCCACCATCGACATCGAGGACGACGGCACCGTGATGATCGCCTGCAGCGACTCCGACGGCGCCAAGAGAGCGCTCGACTGGGTCAGCCGCATCACCGAAGATGTCCAGCTCGGCCGGATTTACGAAGGCCGCGTGGCGAGCATCAAGGACTTCGGCGCGTTCATCGAGATTTCCGACGGCCAGGACGGCCTGTGCCACATCAGCGAGCTGGCCGACGCCTACGTGAAGTCGGTGACCGACGTGGTGAAGATCGGCGACATGGTGTCGGTGAAGGTGATCGCGATCGACGAGCAGGGCCGCGTGAAGCTGTCGCGCAAGCAGGCGATGCGCGAGCTGGCCGCCACCGGGAAGGACTAG
- the pdxA gene encoding 4-hydroxythreonine-4-phosphate dehydrogenase: MSSPAANGHGNGDRPLIGISMGDPLGIGPEVIVKALADPDLRRLARYVIFGQHEVLEIAADASEINPFWWREPYDGGPRVGSGVLVADFDDLNVVPPGVERGPDAGAGVASFRFVDEAIRCLKCGAIDALVTAPICKESWLLANQKFPGHTELLATRFDLRRVTMAFVAGALRVALASAHIPLFELRNRFTIGLVHQPIDLLDHALREWFAVEQPHIGVLGLNPHAGENGLLGDEEQRIIEPALTMARNAGIRVSGPLPADTAFTPDSLRRYDGIVAMYHDQGLIPVKMSAFDRAVNVTLGLPAIRTSPDHGTAFDIAGRNRANPSSMIEAIRLAIDLAAVRRRPALPAAATA, translated from the coding sequence ATGAGCTCCCCCGCCGCCAACGGCCATGGCAACGGCGACCGGCCGCTGATCGGCATCTCGATGGGTGATCCGCTCGGCATCGGCCCGGAAGTGATCGTCAAGGCGCTGGCTGATCCGGACTTGCGCCGCCTGGCGCGCTACGTCATCTTTGGTCAGCACGAAGTGCTCGAAATCGCCGCCGACGCAAGCGAGATCAACCCCTTCTGGTGGCGCGAGCCGTACGACGGCGGGCCGCGCGTCGGCAGCGGCGTGCTTGTCGCCGATTTCGACGATCTGAACGTCGTGCCGCCGGGCGTCGAGCGCGGCCCCGACGCCGGCGCGGGCGTCGCGTCATTTCGTTTCGTGGACGAGGCGATTCGCTGCCTCAAGTGCGGCGCGATCGACGCGCTCGTGACCGCCCCGATCTGCAAGGAAAGCTGGCTTTTGGCCAATCAGAAGTTCCCCGGCCACACCGAATTGCTGGCGACGCGCTTCGACCTGCGGCGCGTCACGATGGCCTTCGTCGCCGGCGCGCTTCGCGTGGCGCTGGCCAGCGCCCACATCCCGCTCTTCGAGCTTCGCAACCGCTTTACTATCGGCCTCGTGCATCAGCCGATCGACCTGCTTGATCACGCCCTGCGCGAATGGTTCGCCGTCGAGCAGCCGCACATCGGCGTGCTGGGCCTCAACCCGCACGCCGGCGAAAACGGCCTGCTCGGGGACGAGGAGCAGCGCATCATCGAGCCGGCCCTGACCATGGCCCGCAACGCGGGCATCCGCGTCAGCGGCCCGCTCCCGGCCGACACGGCCTTTACGCCCGATTCGCTGCGGCGCTATGACGGCATCGTGGCGATGTATCATGATCAGGGGCTGATCCCGGTCAAGATGAGCGCCTTCGATCGCGCCGTGAATGTCACGCTCGGCCTGCCGGCGATCCGCACCAGCCCGGATCACGGCACGGCGTTCGACATCGCCGGGAGGAACCGGGCCAATCCCTCGAGCATGATCGAGGCGATCCGTCTGGCGATCGATCTGGCCGCCGTGCGTCGCCGCCCCGCCTTGCCGGCGGCCGCAACGGCCTGA
- the fruA_2 gene encoding PTS system fructose-specific EIIABC component, producing MELAKTLTLERIRVPLKSPDKAALITELVDLLAATGALADRNVVLDAVLKREAERTTGIGYGLAIPHGKTDGARTLVMAAGKPAQPVDFQSLDGRPVTFVVMLISPPDQTGPHIQALAKISRLMNIDGFRAAVAQAASAEELHQAIASFETAEPNRR from the coding sequence ATGGAACTCGCCAAGACGCTGACGCTGGAGCGCATCCGCGTTCCGCTCAAGTCGCCTGACAAGGCGGCTCTGATTACCGAGCTGGTTGATCTGCTCGCCGCCACCGGCGCCCTGGCCGACCGGAACGTCGTGCTCGACGCGGTCCTGAAGCGCGAGGCGGAACGGACCACGGGCATCGGCTACGGCTTGGCGATCCCGCACGGCAAGACCGACGGCGCACGCACACTGGTGATGGCAGCGGGCAAGCCGGCCCAGCCGGTCGACTTCCAAAGCCTTGACGGTCGGCCAGTTACGTTCGTCGTCATGCTCATCAGCCCGCCCGACCAGACCGGTCCGCATATCCAGGCACTGGCGAAGATCAGCCGGCTCATGAATATCGATGGCTTCCGTGCCGCCGTAGCGCAGGCCGCGTCGGCCGAGGAGCTGCACCAGGCCATCGCGTCGTTTGAGACCGCTGAACCCAATCGCCGGTAG
- a CDS encoding putative metallophosphoesterase gives MFLAILFGLPLAGLFWWWHSDSELRRAGFSGRWRMTLAAFCLTVLASYLAIVGGRITGMGNALPLPAFIISYIWYLIALPPALALVVLYSAAVRTFSRRPPAAAESREPAGDRSPGAAVQPGAVVSTRRQVLAAGVVSAAPLFTGGASILAAMQRESFRIRRIDVPLAGLPPALDGLTIAHVSDIHIGRFTNGLVLRRIVEQTNALRADLVLMTGDLIDHALSDLPAGIDLLRRLDAKHGVYLCEGNHDLFESRAAFEDGVRGAGLSLLLNESKSMTVRGEALRILGLRWGGFRHDRSAPVDQDLAETLRRASGADFTLLLAHHPHIFDAAAAAGVPLTLAGHTHGGQLMLTPELGAGPLLFKYWSGLYRQGASALVVSNGVGNWFPLRVNAPAEIIHLSLRRLA, from the coding sequence GTGTTTCTTGCGATTCTTTTTGGATTGCCGCTCGCCGGGCTTTTTTGGTGGTGGCATTCGGATTCCGAGCTGCGCCGCGCCGGGTTCTCAGGGCGCTGGCGAATGACCCTGGCCGCGTTTTGTCTGACAGTGCTCGCGTCATATCTCGCGATCGTCGGCGGTCGAATCACGGGAATGGGAAACGCGCTGCCGCTGCCGGCGTTCATCATCAGCTATATCTGGTACCTGATCGCGCTTCCGCCGGCCTTGGCCCTGGTCGTGCTCTATTCAGCCGCCGTGCGGACGTTCTCACGCCGTCCGCCCGCCGCGGCGGAATCACGCGAGCCCGCAGGCGATAGATCGCCCGGCGCTGCGGTTCAGCCTGGCGCAGTCGTCTCCACCCGGCGACAAGTGCTGGCGGCGGGCGTGGTGTCGGCCGCACCGCTTTTCACCGGCGGCGCGTCGATCCTGGCGGCGATGCAGCGCGAGTCGTTCCGAATCCGGCGCATCGACGTGCCGCTGGCGGGGCTGCCGCCGGCGCTGGACGGACTCACGATTGCGCACGTCAGCGACATCCACATCGGCCGCTTCACGAACGGTCTCGTGCTGCGGCGCATCGTCGAGCAAACCAACGCGCTGCGGGCCGACCTGGTGCTCATGACCGGCGACCTCATCGACCACGCGCTTTCCGACCTTCCGGCGGGGATCGACCTGCTGCGCCGGCTCGACGCAAAACACGGCGTGTACCTGTGCGAGGGCAATCACGATCTCTTCGAGAGCCGTGCGGCGTTCGAGGATGGCGTGCGCGGCGCCGGGCTTAGCCTGCTGCTCAATGAATCGAAATCGATGACGGTGCGGGGCGAAGCGCTGCGGATTCTCGGATTGCGCTGGGGTGGATTCAGGCACGATCGCTCCGCGCCCGTCGATCAAGACCTGGCGGAAACGCTGCGTCGCGCGTCCGGCGCGGATTTCACGTTGCTGCTGGCGCACCACCCGCACATTTTCGACGCCGCCGCAGCCGCGGGCGTTCCGCTGACCCTGGCCGGCCACACGCACGGCGGTCAGCTCATGCTGACGCCCGAACTCGGGGCAGGGCCGCTGCTCTTCAAGTACTGGTCGGGTTTGTATCGGCAAGGCGCGTCGGCGCTCGTGGTATCCAACGGCGTGGGAAACTGGTTCCCGCTGCGCGTCAACGCCCCGGCGGAGATCATTCATCTTTCGTTGCGGCGCCTGGCATAG
- a CDS encoding TadE-like protein, producing the protein MKITGGKKLRRGAATVEMAIVTPLLLTMLFGIIEYGWVFTVKQGLTTAAREGARTAALPGSTDEDIQQRISAFLTPLGLTTYSVELTRSTEENPTETVHVLIPYADVTLVGCYFGSTSYNLGATVSMRKEGID; encoded by the coding sequence GTGAAAATCACAGGTGGAAAGAAGCTCCGCCGCGGCGCCGCGACGGTCGAAATGGCGATCGTTACCCCGCTGCTGCTGACGATGCTGTTCGGAATCATTGAGTACGGCTGGGTGTTTACGGTCAAGCAGGGTCTGACGACCGCCGCCCGCGAGGGCGCCCGGACCGCGGCCCTGCCCGGTTCGACCGATGAGGACATTCAGCAGCGCATTTCGGCGTTTCTGACGCCGCTCGGGCTGACGACCTACTCGGTCGAGCTGACGCGCTCGACCGAGGAGAATCCGACGGAGACCGTGCACGTGCTGATTCCGTACGCGGATGTGACGCTGGTCGGCTGCTACTTCGGCAGCACCAGCTACAACCTCGGCGCAACGGTGTCGATGCGTAAAGAAGGCATCGACTAA
- the rpsO gene encoding 30S ribosomal protein S15: MSLQAARKTEVVQSYRRHEQDTGSAEVQIALLSERITQLTGHLKSHVKDHASRRGLLKMVGKRSALLKYLSRDARERYLSVINKLGLRK; this comes from the coding sequence ATGTCATTGCAGGCGGCCAGAAAAACCGAGGTAGTTCAGTCCTATCGTCGTCACGAACAGGATACCGGCTCGGCGGAAGTGCAGATTGCACTGCTCTCGGAGCGCATCACGCAACTGACCGGTCATTTGAAGTCGCACGTCAAAGACCATGCTTCGCGCCGCGGCTTGCTGAAGATGGTCGGCAAGCGCTCGGCGCTGCTCAAGTATCTCTCGCGCGACGCGCGGGAGCGCTACCTGAGCGTCATTAACAAGCTCGGACTGCGAAAATAA
- a CDS encoding Type IV leader peptidase family protein, with protein sequence MNFGYWELTLALLIPATLYASWIDFAERRVPNWLNAAIAVTGLGAQFACFGVNGVGWGLAGLLVGFCVLIVPWVMHGMGAGDVKLMAAIGAWLGPWLTLISFAAGAIIGGIAAVVMIVSTNRAVHALANLQTIMTKMKRLDTAFGEFGGAKTFGNTSQLLPYGVPLTAGTIAVLLTYYCGGWLT encoded by the coding sequence ATGAACTTCGGGTACTGGGAACTGACACTGGCTCTGCTGATCCCGGCCACGCTCTATGCGTCCTGGATCGACTTCGCCGAGCGGCGCGTCCCCAACTGGCTCAATGCGGCCATCGCCGTCACCGGCCTGGGCGCACAGTTCGCGTGTTTCGGCGTGAACGGCGTGGGCTGGGGCCTGGCCGGCCTGCTGGTCGGCTTCTGCGTGCTGATCGTGCCGTGGGTCATGCACGGCATGGGCGCCGGCGACGTCAAGCTCATGGCGGCCATCGGCGCCTGGCTCGGGCCGTGGCTGACGCTCATCAGCTTCGCGGCCGGAGCGATTATCGGCGGTATTGCGGCGGTGGTGATGATTGTCTCCACCAACCGCGCCGTCCACGCCCTGGCAAACCTGCAGACCATCATGACCAAGATGAAGCGCCTCGACACCGCCTTCGGCGAGTTCGGCGGCGCCAAGACGTTCGGGAACACGAGCCAGTTGCTTCCTTACGGCGTCCCCCTGACTGCCGGGACGATCGCCGTGCTCCTGACCTACTACTGCGGAGGATGGCTGACGTGA